The Sphingobacteriales bacterium genome contains the following window.
AATAGCGATATCGCGAAGAATATCTTAGACAATTGGGAGGTTACATCCAAATTTTTTGTAAAGGTGATGCCGACCGATTACAAGAAAGTATTACGGGAGAGAAAAGCGCAAAAACAAAATATAAATGTATAAATGCGATGAGAAACTGCCTGCTTATATTATTCGTTTTACACTTTCATTTATCATCCCAAGCACAGGATTTTGAGTTTTTCTGGGATGACAACAAAGAGTACGAAAAGAAACACGTTAATGAACTGGTAAGCAGTTATAATGAAAGCAATTATACCTTTTTATTAGGCACAGGCCGCAATTACGGTTTTCTATCTATTAAAGATGCATATAAAATGAATTATCTGGATATGAGTCCGAAATCAGACATATATCCCTATATGATAAAGATGTCAGCTGATCAGAAATTTATCAGCAAAATAAATATCAAACCGGTAATAACGAATGAAAAAGATTATGAAATAGACGAGATTGCAAGACTAAAGAAGAACACTTTCATCCTATACAAGAATGAAAAAGATAAAAAGGGTCCGAACAGCTATTTTATCTATAAAATTGATCATTCAAACGGAAAATCATCTTTTGCCAGCTATTTCACACTGAGTAAGGATGAGCTTACTGAACACAACAGAACCAATTGTTTTATATCTGCCGATAGTTCGAAGACGTTCGTTCTTTTCCAGAAAATTACAAAAAAAGTGCCAGTTGAAAAAGATGAAATAAAAAGAATAGGAGGAACGCTTCTAAATGAGGATGGTGGAAAAATATGGTCTTTTCAAACAGTGCTGGAAGATTTCAAAGAAACCAACTGCAATATTGAAGAGGCTATTGTACTCCCGAATGGCGATGTGTATTTTACAGTCAAGGATTACAATGAAATAATGGTTGAATTCACCCTATCCGGCGCTTTAAGAAGTTATAAAGAAAAAATTGAACAGCCAGATAAGATTTACAAATTGAATTTCGACACGTATCTATATAAGATTTCTCAAAACGGAAAATCTGTTACAAAAATTAATCTCAACAGTTCAAGATACAACTCGCATTATCTCTTTTACAATGCACAAAGAAATGTTGTTGGTTTTGCCGGCATCACACATGACAATAAAGACATTCCCTATAGCGTAGAGTATGCCGAAATCAACCAGTATGATAATTCTGTAAGAACCAGCACCTGTATATTTCCGAAAGATTACATCGACAACATCAAAAAATACCTGGCATCCATAAAAAAATTCGATAATGAGGATAATGCCGAAAACAGACTCGTTCGGTTTATTAATCACATCAGCACTCAGGATAATACTTATATAGTGGCAGATTTTAACACTAGCCTCCATGTTTTTAACAGTTCATTCAGCAATGACTTTTATTTTAACGGTGATATCTACATCCTGACTGTCGACAACAATGGAAAAATCAGTTTTTACAACAAAGTAAACAGATTGTTTGCATTAGATTCTCACTTTTGCAAAAATACGGATTACAAACCTTATCCATTTCTCTATAATGGGAATATCTGCATTCTCAGAAACAGCACGGAAAGGGAAATTTCGGAAGAAAAGATCGAAAAGGGAAAAATATTCCCCTATAGAAAAGAATGGTCATTGGTACTGAACAAAGTTGAAAAAGATACTATACGTTCTCAAGAGCTGTTATCTACCTGTAATGATTTAAAAGTGGTGAACACATCATTCCTGTACAGAATGAGCGACTCCAAATTTTTATTTCAATATGAAGAGGGCAGGTGCGGAATATATGCTGTTCCGATGGAACATAAGTATTATTCCACTTTAATATTAAAATAGCAAGTCAACATTATATAAGATGGGAAAACCAACAGGATTTTTAGAATACACCAGAGAATTGCCGAAATACAGGGATCCGAAAGAGCGCATCCATGAGTACAAGGAATTCTACCTGGAATTTGCTGAGGAAAAAACCAAAACCCAGGCAGCACGCTGCATGGACTGCGGCGTTCCGTTCTGTCATAACGGCTGCCCGCTCGGAAATATCATTCCCGAATTCAATGACGCTGCCTATAACGGCGACTGGAAACTGGCGGCGGATATTTTATTATCCACCAACAACTTCCCGGAATTTACCGGCAGAATTTGCCCCGCTCCATGCGAAGCATCCTGCGTATTGGGTATCAACCAGCCACCTGTAGCCATTGAGCATATTGAGAAATCCATCATTGAAAAGGCATTTGAATTAAACCTGATACAACCCAATCCTCCTAAAGAAAGAACCGGAAAGAGAGTGGCGGTGGTTGGCTCCGGCCCTGCCGGATTGGCGGCGGCGGCTCAACTCAACAAAGCCGGCCACAGTGTTACCGTTTTTGAACGTGCCGACCACATTGGCGGACTGTTGCGTTATGGAATCCCGGATTTCAAACTGGAAAAACAATATGTGGAACGCCGGGTGAAACTGATGGAGGCGGAAGGCATTGCATTTAAAACAAATACCAATGTCGGCACAGATATTACGGCAGACGAATTAACCAATAACTTTGACGCTGTGGTACTTTCCGGCGGCTCCACCGTACCGAGAGATTTACCCATTCCCGGCAGACAGTTCAAGGGCGTATATCCCGCTATGGAATTCTTATCCCAGCAAAACAAACGCGTTGCGTCGATTGACACCATTATTGACCATCAGGGGAAAAAATATGAGAACGGGGATATCCTTGCAACCGGTAAAAATGTAATCGTTATCGGCGGCGGCGATACCGGCTCTGACTGCGTAGGTACTTCCAACCGTCATGGTGCGCAATCCGTGACACAGATAGAATTATTATCCAGACCACCTGAAACCAGGGCAGAAAGCACCCCATGGCCTTTATGGCCGATGATGCTGCGTACCTCTTCCTCACATGAGGAAGGTTGTGAGCGCCAATGGTCAATATTAAGTAAAGAATTTACGGGCAACGAAAAAGGTGAACTCACCGGACTAAAGGTAGCAGAGATAGAATGGAAAACCGTGGACGGAAAACCGCAAATGGTGGAAATAAAAGGAACCGAACGGATATTGCCCTGCGAACTGGCCTTGCTGGCAATGGGATTCGTCCACCCTCAGCACGACGGTCTGCTTCAGGAGTTAACTGTTGAACTGGACGAAAGAGGAAATGTGAAAGCCAACAATTATAAAACCAATGTAGATAAAATATTCACCGCCGGTGATATGAGAAGAGGGCAAAGTTTAGTAGTTTGGGCCATCTCTGAAGGAAGAGAATGTGCGCGGCAGGTGGACCTTTTTCTGATGGGTGAAAGCCTTCTGGAAGCAAAAGACGAAGGGCTGATGTATGTAAATGAATAACGTAATTGCGAGACACGCCCGCCTGACCGGACGGGCAGGAAGCCATCTAATGATTGCTTCACTTCGTTCGCAATGACGAAAATAAACTGCTGTTTTGCGCTTGCTGTGTTACAATAGTAGTAATCCCGAACTGAAAGGTTCGGGTTTTTTTATTTCTGTTCAGCATTTGCAGACTGCGTTTTACAACGTCTGCCAGCAGGCAGACAAAAGGCTATAACTTATAACTGTCATTTCCGTAAAAGCGGGAATCTCCTTCACTATTTGTGAGATTCCCTTTTTCAAGGGAATGACGCTTAATTATTTTCAATTATCTGTTGTTCTTCTTCGGTGATGCCGTATAATGCATACACCATCTCATCTATTTGTTTGTCTAAGTTGCTGCATTTTTGTTCGCTGGGCTTAGGTTTGGCACCTGTGACCAGCAGGGTTTTTTCGCGTTCGGACAGTATTGGTTAGACACGAACCACGGCATTCAGGAGAAAGATGGCAAATAACGTTTTACCATCAATACGCATCAGGGTGCCGGATTGGGAAATTCCAGGTGTATTTTTTCAATCTCCTTTAACACCTCTTCCGGCAATGTAACATGTATGCTGTCCGTATTTTCTTTAAGCTGAGCCATGGATGTCGCACCAATAATATTCGCCGTTAAAAACTTTCTGGAATTAATGAACGCCAAAGCCATTTGCGGAAATGAAAGCTGATGATCGGCTGCAAGTTGTGCATATCGTTCCACCGCTTTCATGGTATTCGGATGCGCATACCTCGAGAAATAATTCGGCCACAAGGTAAAACGCGCCCCATCCGGCCTGGTGCCTTTTAGGTATTTATTGGAGAGTAACCCGCCTGCCAGTGGTGAATAGGCCAGCAAACCTATGTTCTCCCGAATGGATATTTCGGACAGACCTATTTCAAATGTACGATTCACGAGGTTATACGGGTTCTGGATGGTGATGATTTTGGGAAGCTGTTCTTTTTCTGCGATACGAAGGTATTGCATGGTTCCCCAGGGAGTTTCATTGGAAATACCGATATACCTTATTTTTCCCTGCAGAATGAAATTCTGCAAAATATGCAACGTCTCTCTGAAATCGGTAACTGGGTCATCTGATTTGTGTTCATATCCCAAAGTACCGAAATAATTAGTTGGCCTTTCCGGCCAGTGCAGCTGATACAAATCGATGTAATCGGTTTGCAAACGTTTCAGGCTGTCATTCAGCGCTCTGGTGATATTTTCTTTATTGAATTTCGGTCCCAATCCAATATGCGGCAATCCTGCACTTGGCCCCGCCACTTTGGACGCAATGATTAGGTCGTCGCGCTTTTGTCGTTTTTTGAGCCACGTGCCTATTATCCGTTCCGTTGAGCCTTGTGTATCCGCTTTAGAAGGCACCGAATACATTTCAGCGGTATCAATAAAATTGATCTGTTGTTCAACAGCGTAATCCAATTGCTCGTGTGCTTCCGTTTCTGTATTTTGTTCTCCCCAGGTCATTGTACCGAGGCAGATCTTACTCACTTTGATATCGGTATCCGGTAACAGGTTGAATTGCATCATTTCATTTTTACAAGTATAGGAATTTTTAGTCTAATGAACAGAAAATAAAAAACCTTCAACGAGTAACATTGAAGGTTTCTGAAAGTTGTGATTCGGATTATATCTTAATCTTCTGACACGATACTGGCAGAAATAAATTCCCTGTTAAGCCGCGCAATATTTTCCAGAGAAATCTCTTTTGGGCATTCCGCTTCGCAGGCACCTGTATTGGTACAGCTGCCAAAATCCTCCTTATCCATTTGTGCAATCATATTGAGGGCACGACTATGACGTTCCGGATGCCCCTGCGGCAGTAATGCCAACTGGGATACTTTAGCCGAAACGAACAACATCGCCGATGAGTTTTTACAGGCAGCCACGCAGGCGCCGCAACCGATACAGGCAGCTGCCGCAAATGCTTTGTCAGCCTTATCTTTCTCCACAGGAATGGCATTCGCATCCACTGCATTTCCCGTATTCACCGAAATATAGCCGCCCGCCTGAATGATTCTGTCGAATGCTGCACGGTCGACTACTAAATCTTTGATAACCGGAAAGGCTTTTGCTCTCCACGGTTCCACCACTATCGTATCGCCGTCTTTAAAGGCACGCATGTGTAACTGACACGTGGTGGTGCCATGCCATGGCCCATGCGGGCGACCATTGATATACATAGAGCACATACCGCAGATACCTTCACGGCAGTCATGGTCAAAAGCAATCGGTTCTTTATTCTCCGCGACCAATTGTTCATTTAATACATCAAACATCTCCAGGAACGACATTTCAGACGAAATGTTTTTTACCTGATAGGTTTCCAGGCCACCTTTGTCCTCTTTATTTTTTTGTCTCCACACTTTTAAAGTGAGGTTCATGTTGTAATGCTGCATATTGATTTCAGTTTGTAATTTTATAATCAGCAATAGCCAATTATTCTAATCCTATTCTATTTATAACTTCTTGCTGCTATTTTAATGTTTTCGTATACCAGTTCTTCCTTTTGTAAATTCCAGTTGCTCTCTCCGGCAAATTCCCAGGCTGCCACATACTTGTAGTTTTCGTCATCCCGCAATGCCTCCCCTTCTTCTGTCTGTGATTCTTCACGGAAGTGACCGCCGCAGGATTCATTTCTGTTCAATGCATCTTTGCACATCAACTCTCCCAACTCGATAAAATCAGCCACACGACCTGCTTTATCCAATTCAGGGTTGAATTCCTCCACACTTCCCGGTATTCTGACATCACTCCAGAATTCTTTTTTCAATGCCTGTATCTCTTCAATCGCTTCCTGCAATCCCTTTGCATTTCTTGCCATACCACATTTTTCCCACATGATTTTACCCAGACGCTTATGAAAACTTTCCACGGATTTAGTTCCTTTGATATTCATCAGCATATGGATTCTGTCAGCGGTGGCTTTTTCCGCTTCTAAAAACTCTGGGCTATCTGTTGGAATAGGTTTAACGGCAATTTCATCTGCCAGGTAATTACCCATTGTATAAGGAATTACAAAATAGCCGTCTGCCAATCCCTGCATCAGTGCTGAAGCACCCAAACGGTTGGCACCGTGGTCAGAGAAATTACATTCACCTAAAGCATACAAACCCTGAACGGATGTCATCAATTCATAATCTACCCACAAGCCACCCATGGTGTAGTGTACCGCAGGATAGATACGCATAGGCACTTCATATGGATTCTCGCCGGTGATTTTCTCATACATGTCGAAAAGGTTACCGTATTCTTCTTTCACGACTTCCTTACCCAACTTCACTAAAGTCGCTTCATCGGGATTTTCAATACCTAACTTGGACGCTTCCGCACGGCCGTATTTATTGATTAAGTTGAATCTGAAATCAAGGTAAACGGCCTGTTTG
Protein-coding sequences here:
- a CDS encoding NADP(H)-dependent aldo-keto reductase codes for the protein MQFNLLPDTDIKVSKICLGTMTWGEQNTETEAHEQLDYAVEQQINFIDTAEMYSVPSKADTQGSTERIIGTWLKKRQKRDDLIIASKVAGPSAGLPHIGLGPKFNKENITRALNDSLKRLQTDYIDLYQLHWPERPTNYFGTLGYEHKSDDPVTDFRETLHILQNFILQGKIRYIGISNETPWGTMQYLRIAEKEQLPKIITIQNPYNLVNRTFEIGLSEISIRENIGLLAYSPLAGGLLSNKYLKGTRPDGARFTLWPNYFSRYAHPNTMKAVERYAQLAADHQLSFPQMALAFINSRKFLTANIIGATSMAQLKENTDSIHVTLPEEVLKEIEKIHLEFPNPAP
- a CDS encoding glutamate synthase subunit beta, translated to MGKPTGFLEYTRELPKYRDPKERIHEYKEFYLEFAEEKTKTQAARCMDCGVPFCHNGCPLGNIIPEFNDAAYNGDWKLAADILLSTNNFPEFTGRICPAPCEASCVLGINQPPVAIEHIEKSIIEKAFELNLIQPNPPKERTGKRVAVVGSGPAGLAAAAQLNKAGHSVTVFERADHIGGLLRYGIPDFKLEKQYVERRVKLMEAEGIAFKTNTNVGTDITADELTNNFDAVVLSGGSTVPRDLPIPGRQFKGVYPAMEFLSQQNKRVASIDTIIDHQGKKYENGDILATGKNVIVIGGGDTGSDCVGTSNRHGAQSVTQIELLSRPPETRAESTPWPLWPMMLRTSSSHEEGCERQWSILSKEFTGNEKGELTGLKVAEIEWKTVDGKPQMVEIKGTERILPCELALLAMGFVHPQHDGLLQELTVELDERGNVKANNYKTNVDKIFTAGDMRRGQSLVVWAISEGRECARQVDLFLMGESLLEAKDEGLMYVNE
- a CDS encoding succinate dehydrogenase/fumarate reductase iron-sulfur subunit, with the translated sequence MQHYNMNLTLKVWRQKNKEDKGGLETYQVKNISSEMSFLEMFDVLNEQLVAENKEPIAFDHDCREGICGMCSMYINGRPHGPWHGTTTCQLHMRAFKDGDTIVVEPWRAKAFPVIKDLVVDRAAFDRIIQAGGYISVNTGNAVDANAIPVEKDKADKAFAAAACIGCGACVAACKNSSAMLFVSAKVSQLALLPQGHPERHSRALNMIAQMDKEDFGSCTNTGACEAECPKEISLENIARLNREFISASIVSED